A section of the Primulina eburnea isolate SZY01 chromosome 1, ASM2296580v1, whole genome shotgun sequence genome encodes:
- the LOC140825203 gene encoding uncharacterized protein At3g27210-like: MGSCVSVHREPESAMRLRLSFGSKNDKVFIPDTVNAGDRAVAVVPSNSQWSRSGSKEEAFFDSQPWLDSDGEDDFLSVNGDFTPSRGNTPVHPSFSVGNPRVNDSLVVEGTFDSIHTPSSPDKKNRLSDLFKKSLHADRYVDQENTAGGENAVPANVETRVANVGLQYPKSTNGAPHLSGANSRGSSERTPNGLFEADDNSVKSAQCCLPRLLSSRSFNERRKRMSPGRNLGS; the protein is encoded by the exons ATGGGTTCGTGTGTTTCGGTGCACAGGGAGCCGGAATCTGCCATGAGACTCCGCCTCTCATTCGGCTCCAAGAATGACAAGGTATTCATCCCCGATACGGTCAACGCCGGCGATCGCGCCGTCGCTGTGGTGCCAAGCAACTCTCAGTGGTCGCGCTCCG GTAGTAAAGAGGAAGCCTTCTTTGACTCTCAACCTTGGTTAGATTCAGATGGTGAAGATGACTTTCTCAGTGTTAATGGTG ATTTCACCCCTTCTCGGGGGAATACTCCAGTTCACCCCAGCTTCTCAGTTGGTAACCCAAGAGTAAATGATTCACTCGTTGTGGAAGGAACTTTTGATTCCATACATACACCATCTAGTCCGGATAAGAAAAACAGACTTTCTGATCTGTTTAAAAAGAGTTTACATGCTGACCGGTACGTTGATCAAGAAAATACGGCAGGGGGCGAAAATGCTGTTCCTGCAAATGTCGAGACTAGGGTGGCTAATGTAGGTCTCCAATATCCAAAATCTACAAATGGGGCCCCTCATCTCTCTGGAGCTAACTCTAGGGGCAGTAGTGAAAGAACTCCCAATGGATTGTTCGAAGCAGACGACAACTCAGTGAAGTCCGCACAATGTTGCCTTCCAAGGTTGCTTTCAAGTCGTAGCTTCAACGAAAGGAGAAAGAGGATGAGCCCTGGCCGGAATCTTGGCTCATAG
- the LOC140825274 gene encoding ribulose-phosphate 3-epimerase, cytoplasmic isoform gives MLKPKIAPSMLSSDFANLASEAERMVRCGADWLHMDIMDGHFVPNLTIGSPVIESLRRHTDAYLDCHLMVTNPLDYVEPLGKAGASGFTFHVEVSKGNWRELVQKIKSKGMRPGVSLKPGTSIEEVYPLLEDENPVELVLVMTVEPGFGGQKFMPEMMDKVRALRKKYPSLDIEVDGGLGPSTIDTAASAGANCIVAGSSVFGAPDPAQVIALLRKSVEQELQSD, from the exons ATGTTGAAGCCGAAAATTGCGCCGTCCATGCTGTCATCGGACTTTGCAAATTTGGCATCGGAGGCGGAGCGGATGGTCCGATGCGGCGCGGATTGGCTTCACATGGATATAATG GATGG tcactttgttccgaaccTAACAATTGGTTCTCCAGTCATTGAAAGCCTGAGGAGGCATACAGA CGCATATTTAGATTGCCACCTAATGGTCACCAATCCTCTAGATTATGTTGAACCATTGGGAAAAGCTGGTGCTTCTGGTTTCACTTTTCACGTGGAGGTCTCCAAAG GTAATTGGCGAGAACTTGTACAAAAGATCAAGTCAAAGGGAATGAGACCTGGTGTTTCCTTGAAGCCTGGAACTTCTATTGAAGAAGTGTATCCACTT CTTGAAGACGAAAATCCTGTGGAGTTGGTTCTAGTTATGACTGTGGAACCTGGATTTGGTGGGCAGAAATTTATGCCGGAAATGATGGATAAG GTTCGTGCTTTGCGGAAGAAGTATCCATCACTTGATATAGAG GTGGATGGTGGTTTAGGCCCTTCAACAATTGATACGGCAGCTTCAGCAGGAGCTAACTGCATTGTGGCGGGAAGTTCAGTTTTTGGAGCTCCAGACCCTGCTCAGGTTATAGCTCTGTTGCGCAAGAGTGTGGAGCAGGAACTGCAGAGTGATTGA
- the LOC140825066 gene encoding probable adenylate kinase 7, mitochondrial — translation MSVFRRISVAARLSTRMRLPNGRRYGSASAVQLDYDYDDVEDQVQRKGMEDLEEWETVGRGVQWVIMGDPMVNRHVYAERLAKLLEVPHISMGSLVRQELNPNSPLYKQIASSVNQGKLVPEDVIFGLLSKRLEEGYCRGESGFILDGIPRTRVQAEILDQIADIDLVLNLKCSDEFSVKKPVGNGIYSPAPEFHRMSNSGFNLSFHPEAGRLQPSISKSDAIWKEKLRVHMELRKPVEEYYKQQKKLLDFQVAGAPGDTWPGLLAALQLQHMSSVSSRAKSSQKLTA, via the exons ATGTCAGTGTTCCGCCGGATCAGCGTGGCAGCGCGGCTGTCCACTCGGATGCGTCTGCCAAACGGCCGCCGCTACGGATCAGCTTCCGCCGTTCAGCTGGACTACGATTACGACGATGTTGAGGATCAAGTGCAGCGGAAAGGAATGGAGGACCTAGAGGAATGGGAAACCGTGGGAAGGGGCGTTCAGTGGGTCATCATGGGAGACCCAATGGTGAACCGACACGTGTACGCGGAGCGGCTCGCGAAGCTCTTGGAGGTTCCTCATATTTCCATGGGCTCGCTTGTGCGTCAAGAACTCAATCCTAACTCTCCTCTCTACAAACAG ATTGCTAGCTCGGTGAACCAAGGGAAGCTAGTTCCGGAAGATGTAATTTTTGGGCTTCTGTCAAAGAGACTGGAAGAAGGTTACTGCAGGGGTGAAAGTGGCTTCATTTTAGATGGAATTCCCAGAACCAGGGTGCAAGCT GAGATACTCGACCAAATAGCTGATATTGATCTGGTGCTGAATCTCAAGTGCTCAGATGAGTTCTCGGTGAAGAAGCCTGTAGGCAACGGAATTTACTCTCCTGCACCAGAATTCCATCGCATGTctaattcgggatttaatctaAGTTTTCATCCAGAGGCTGGTCGCTTGCAACCCTCCATCTCCAAATCGGATGCCATCTGGAAGGAGAAACTTCGCGTGCATATGGAACTG AGGAAGCCTGTCGAAGAATACTACAAGCAACAGAAGAAACTTCTAGACTTTCAAGTGGCTGGTGCACCTGGAGATACCTGGCCAGGTCTTCTGGCTGCATTGCAGCTGCAGCACATGAGTTCTGTCTCATCGAGGGCCAAGTCGTCACAGAAATTGACTGCATGA